From Pandoraea norimbergensis, the proteins below share one genomic window:
- the dkgB gene encoding 2,5-didehydrogluconate reductase DkgB yields MTLPAFGLGTFRLKGQTVFDTVTNALDLGYRAIDTAQIYENEADIGRALAASGVKRDELYLTTKIWVDNFAHDKLIPSLKDSLSKLGTDRVDLTLIHWPSPANAVSMDEYLGALLEARAQGLTRAIGVSNFTIALLQQAIAIAGPDQLATNQIELSPYLQNRKLAEFARSQGVPVTSYMTLAYGKVLNDPVLVKIAQAHGATTAQVALAWAMQQGYAVIPSSTKRENLASNMKARDLRLSDDDMQQIATLDRNDRQANPASLAPAWD; encoded by the coding sequence ATGACGCTTCCCGCATTCGGTCTGGGGACATTCCGCCTCAAGGGCCAAACCGTATTCGACACCGTCACCAACGCGCTCGATCTGGGCTACCGCGCCATCGACACCGCGCAGATTTACGAGAACGAAGCCGATATCGGCCGTGCGCTGGCCGCTTCGGGCGTCAAGCGTGACGAGCTTTACCTCACTACCAAAATCTGGGTCGACAACTTCGCCCACGACAAGCTGATTCCGAGTCTCAAAGACAGCCTGTCGAAGCTGGGCACCGACCGGGTGGACCTCACGCTGATTCACTGGCCGTCGCCCGCCAATGCCGTGTCGATGGACGAGTATCTCGGTGCGCTGCTGGAAGCCCGCGCGCAGGGGCTGACCCGTGCAATTGGTGTGTCCAACTTCACCATCGCCTTGTTGCAGCAGGCGATCGCCATTGCCGGGCCGGACCAACTGGCGACCAACCAGATCGAACTGAGCCCGTATCTGCAAAACCGCAAGTTGGCCGAATTCGCCCGCTCGCAAGGCGTGCCCGTGACGTCGTACATGACCTTGGCCTACGGCAAAGTGCTGAACGACCCGGTGCTGGTGAAGATTGCGCAGGCGCATGGCGCGACGACCGCGCAGGTGGCGTTGGCGTGGGCGATGCAGCAGGGTTATGCCGTCATTCCGTCGTCGACCAAGCGCGAGAATCTGGCCAGCAATATGAAGGCCCGTGACCTGCGTCTGAGCGACGACGACATGCAGCAAATCGCGACGCTCGACCGCAACGACCGTCAGGCCAACCCGGCTTCGCTGGCTCCCGCTTGGGACTAA
- a CDS encoding LON peptidase substrate-binding domain-containing protein, with the protein MANIPLFPLGNALFPAGVLHLRIFEVRYLDMIKRCLSEGTEFGVVVLRQGSEVRLPDSQEEPAMIGTMARIDDWRAPMPALLELVCRGTTKFRLSSVELAKYGLWMGEAEMLPDDAPTAIPDTLQVSADTLGKLISGLQRDPARAAKLPLAPPYRLDECGWVADRWAELLPLPAHEKETLLGIDDPVARLARIQAFLTDHGVLS; encoded by the coding sequence ATGGCAAATATCCCCCTTTTCCCGCTCGGCAACGCCCTGTTTCCCGCAGGGGTGCTGCATTTGCGCATCTTCGAGGTGCGCTATCTCGACATGATCAAGCGCTGCCTGAGCGAGGGGACCGAGTTCGGTGTCGTCGTGTTGCGACAGGGCAGTGAAGTGCGCTTGCCCGATTCGCAGGAAGAGCCGGCGATGATCGGCACCATGGCGCGCATCGACGACTGGCGCGCGCCGATGCCCGCGCTGCTCGAACTGGTCTGCCGGGGGACGACAAAGTTTCGCCTCTCGTCCGTCGAACTGGCCAAATACGGCCTGTGGATGGGCGAGGCCGAGATGCTGCCCGACGATGCGCCTACGGCCATTCCCGACACCCTGCAAGTGAGCGCCGATACGCTCGGCAAGCTGATCTCCGGCTTGCAGCGCGACCCGGCCCGCGCGGCCAAGTTGCCGCTTGCCCCGCCTTACCGGCTGGACGAATGCGGCTGGGTAGCCGATCGCTGGGCGGAGCTGCTGCCGCTGCCGGCGCATGAGAAAGAAACGCTGCTCGGCATCGACGATCCGGTCGCCCGTCTGGCCCGTATTCAGGCGTTTCTGACCGATCACGGCGTGTTGTCCTGA
- a CDS encoding ParB N-terminal domain-containing protein, giving the protein MTVQINQELKAYIDPLTADEYAALEQSLLAEGCRDALVLWGDVLVDGHNRYEICCKHDIEFRTTQNPSFQSMDDVRLWMIDNHLGRRSVSDYQRGVLALRKKTIIEARTAVLATADEAPAASPASGETPQDAAAAASGIPAHTMALTRAALARAAKLSSNTLGQIEQIHNAAAPELVDAVKRGEVSINAAAAVSTLPQAAQVAAVVAGKQELRELARQVREARPIKPRKKKGEDENEMEDDGTPPWDTSIDPSQYPDELTRLGNELKAMTTERDALKKKVAHLTIALAEARAGK; this is encoded by the coding sequence ATGACAGTCCAGATCAACCAAGAACTCAAGGCGTACATCGATCCGCTCACGGCAGACGAGTACGCGGCGCTCGAACAGAGCCTGCTTGCCGAAGGGTGCCGCGACGCGCTCGTCCTGTGGGGCGACGTGCTGGTCGACGGCCACAACCGCTACGAAATCTGCTGCAAGCACGATATCGAATTCCGCACGACGCAAAACCCGTCGTTCCAGTCGATGGACGATGTGCGTCTGTGGATGATCGACAACCATCTGGGCCGCCGCAGCGTGTCGGACTACCAGCGCGGTGTGCTGGCCCTGCGCAAGAAGACGATTATCGAAGCCCGCACGGCCGTGCTGGCGACGGCGGACGAGGCCCCGGCCGCGTCACCGGCGTCTGGCGAGACGCCACAGGATGCCGCCGCTGCCGCTTCGGGGATTCCGGCACACACGATGGCGCTCACGCGTGCGGCGCTGGCACGCGCGGCCAAACTGTCGAGCAATACGCTGGGACAGATCGAGCAGATCCATAACGCAGCAGCACCGGAACTGGTCGACGCCGTGAAGCGCGGCGAAGTGTCGATCAATGCGGCGGCGGCAGTCTCGACGCTGCCTCAGGCGGCGCAGGTGGCTGCCGTGGTGGCGGGCAAGCAGGAACTGCGCGAGTTGGCCCGTCAGGTGCGCGAAGCGCGCCCGATCAAGCCGCGCAAGAAGAAGGGCGAAGACGAGAACGAGATGGAAGACGACGGCACACCGCCGTGGGACACCAGCATCGATCCGTCGCAGTATCCGGACGAGCTGACGCGTCTGGGGAACGAGCTCAAGGCCATGACCACCGAGCGCGATGCCCTCAAGAAGAAGGTGGCCCACCTGACGATTGCCCTTGCGGAAGCACGCGCAGGGAAGTAA
- the tcuC gene encoding MFS transporter, producing the protein MAASPADSASVSQTPPSKFATVIRVTSGNFMEMFDFFLFGFYATYISATFFPSGDEFASLMLTFMTFGAGFLMRPLGAIILGAYVDRIGRRRGLIVTLSVMAMGTILIAFVPGFATIGYAAPLLVLVGRLLQGFSAGVELGGVSVYLSEMATPGHKGFYVSWQSASQQVAIIVAALLGYLLNKWLTPGQVADWGWRIPFFIGCMIVPVLFYIRRSLQETEAFLARKHRPSTREIFRSMLENWGLVVAGTMLVAMTTVSFYLITVYTPTFGKSVLKLSTTDALVVTFCVGVSNFIWLPIMGSLSDRIGRRPLLIVFTVLTILTAYPAMAWLVVQPTFSKMLIVELWLSFLYASYNGAMVVALTEIMPVDVRTAGFSLAYSLATALFGGFTPAVATGLIGLTGNKAAPGWWMTFAAVCGLIATLVLYRKRGAATAAMA; encoded by the coding sequence ATGGCTGCCAGTCCTGCTGATTCCGCTTCCGTGTCCCAAACGCCTCCCTCGAAATTTGCCACGGTGATTCGCGTCACCAGTGGCAATTTCATGGAGATGTTCGACTTCTTCCTGTTCGGCTTTTACGCCACCTACATCTCCGCGACGTTCTTCCCGTCGGGCGACGAATTCGCGTCGCTGATGCTCACCTTCATGACGTTTGGCGCGGGCTTCCTGATGCGGCCGTTGGGCGCCATCATCTTGGGCGCGTACGTCGACCGGATCGGGCGGCGGCGCGGGCTGATCGTCACCTTGTCCGTGATGGCCATGGGGACCATCCTCATCGCCTTCGTGCCGGGCTTCGCCACCATTGGCTATGCTGCGCCGCTGCTCGTGCTCGTCGGCCGGTTGTTGCAGGGTTTTTCGGCGGGCGTCGAACTGGGTGGCGTGTCCGTGTATCTCTCCGAGATGGCGACGCCGGGGCACAAGGGCTTCTACGTGAGCTGGCAGTCCGCAAGCCAGCAGGTCGCGATCATCGTGGCCGCGTTGCTGGGGTACTTGCTCAACAAGTGGCTGACGCCGGGGCAGGTGGCCGACTGGGGCTGGCGTATTCCGTTCTTCATCGGTTGCATGATCGTGCCGGTGCTCTTCTACATCCGGCGGTCGTTGCAGGAAACCGAAGCGTTTCTCGCGCGCAAACACCGTCCGAGCACCCGCGAAATCTTTCGCTCCATGTTGGAAAACTGGGGCCTGGTGGTGGCGGGCACGATGCTGGTGGCCATGACCACCGTGTCGTTCTATCTCATCACCGTCTACACGCCGACCTTCGGCAAATCCGTGCTGAAACTCTCGACCACCGATGCGTTGGTCGTCACCTTCTGTGTGGGCGTGTCCAACTTCATCTGGCTGCCGATCATGGGGTCGTTGTCCGACCGGATCGGGCGTCGGCCGTTGCTGATCGTATTCACCGTGCTGACCATTCTCACCGCGTATCCGGCGATGGCGTGGCTGGTCGTGCAGCCGACCTTCAGCAAGATGCTCATCGTCGAGCTGTGGCTCTCGTTCCTGTACGCCAGCTATAACGGGGCCATGGTTGTCGCGCTGACCGAGATCATGCCCGTCGACGTGCGCACGGCGGGCTTCTCGCTGGCCTACAGTCTCGCGACGGCGTTGTTTGGCGGCTTCACGCCTGCCGTGGCAACCGGGCTCATCGGGCTGACCGGCAACAAGGCGGCGCCCGGTTGGTGGATGACCTTCGCGGCCGTGTGCGGTTTGATCGCCACCCTCGTGCTGTATCGAAAACGCGGCGCGGCCACGGCAGCGATGGCCTGA
- a CDS encoding GyrI-like domain-containing protein — MEKFDVKKSLRSLYTGPVGDFALVDVPPQTYFMIDGQGDPNTAQAYREAVEALYATSYTLKFMCKAMDEDYVVPPLEGLWWSDDMGDFAARRKDRWSWTLMILIPDFVAAALTERAIAAAHAKKTIPALARLRYEVLTEGRCVQTLHIGPYDAEGPILARLHNEFLPSNGLVETGRHHEIYLSDPRKVAPEKCKTILRQPVAPA; from the coding sequence ATGGAAAAATTCGACGTCAAGAAATCGCTTAGATCGCTTTACACCGGCCCGGTCGGCGACTTCGCCCTCGTGGACGTGCCGCCGCAGACCTATTTCATGATCGACGGACAGGGCGACCCCAATACGGCGCAGGCCTACCGCGAGGCGGTCGAGGCACTTTACGCGACGTCTTACACGCTGAAGTTCATGTGTAAGGCGATGGATGAAGACTACGTCGTGCCCCCGCTGGAAGGGCTTTGGTGGTCTGACGACATGGGCGATTTCGCGGCCCGCAGAAAAGACCGCTGGTCGTGGACGCTGATGATTTTGATACCGGACTTCGTTGCCGCAGCGCTCACCGAGCGTGCCATTGCCGCAGCACACGCGAAGAAAACCATCCCCGCACTCGCCCGCCTTCGGTACGAAGTCCTGACGGAAGGCCGATGTGTCCAGACCCTCCACATCGGCCCGTACGACGCCGAAGGACCGATTCTCGCGCGCCTGCACAACGAATTTCTCCCGTCGAATGGGCTCGTCGAAACCGGCAGGCATCACGAGATTTACCTCAGTGATCCTCGCAAAGTCGCCCCTGAGAAATGCAAGACGATTCTGCGTCAGCCGGTGGCGCCCGCTTGA
- a CDS encoding LysR family transcriptional regulator, translating to MATDKLGDMRLFTTAATLGSLSAAGRKLGLSPAAASARLMKLEASLQTRLFVRTTRQLRLTDEGRMYLEHCLVALQAIDDGEAALQAGCAAIRGKIRLSASTDFGLHTLTPWLDAFTARYPDVRLSMTLTDSISHLVQDDVDLAIRFSEPDDGALVARRLAPMCRVLCASPEYLAKHGEPQTPEALAAHQFIVLVTSSGPLNEFHFRKHEATWQFTVPMAQAWETNDGTLARRWALDGRGIVRKTLWDAADDVRAGRLKILLTDYIAKEPGVYAVRHRTRYMVPRVRALLDFLIERFAQETARWPNVDRCQV from the coding sequence ATGGCCACTGACAAGCTGGGCGATATGCGCCTGTTCACGACAGCGGCGACGCTCGGGAGTCTGTCGGCGGCCGGTCGCAAGCTGGGGCTCTCTCCGGCGGCGGCCAGCGCGCGGCTGATGAAGCTCGAGGCGTCGTTGCAGACGCGGCTGTTCGTGCGCACCACGCGTCAGTTGCGCCTGACGGACGAGGGGCGCATGTATCTCGAACATTGTTTGGTGGCGTTGCAGGCCATCGACGACGGCGAGGCGGCGCTGCAAGCGGGCTGTGCTGCCATTCGCGGCAAGATCCGGCTATCCGCGTCGACGGACTTCGGACTGCACACGCTCACGCCGTGGCTGGACGCGTTCACGGCACGCTATCCCGATGTGCGTTTGTCGATGACGCTGACCGATTCGATCTCGCATCTCGTGCAGGACGATGTCGATCTCGCCATCCGTTTTAGCGAACCCGACGATGGTGCGCTGGTGGCCCGGCGTCTCGCACCGATGTGTCGCGTGCTCTGCGCGTCGCCCGAGTATCTGGCCAAGCATGGCGAGCCACAGACGCCCGAGGCGCTGGCCGCGCATCAGTTCATCGTGCTGGTGACGTCGTCCGGTCCGCTGAACGAATTCCACTTCCGCAAGCACGAGGCCACGTGGCAGTTCACGGTGCCGATGGCGCAGGCATGGGAGACGAACGACGGCACGCTGGCGAGGCGCTGGGCACTGGACGGTCGGGGCATCGTGCGAAAGACGTTATGGGACGCGGCGGACGATGTGCGGGCAGGGCGGTTGAAGATTCTGCTAACGGATTACATTGCGAAGGAACCGGGCGTGTATGCCGTGCGGCATCGCACGCGCTACATGGTGCCGAGGGTGCGCGCGCTGCTCGATTTTCTGATCGAACGCTTCGCACAGGAGACCGCACGCTGGCCGAATGTCGACCGGTGCCAAGTTTGA
- a CDS encoding VOC family protein, which translates to MTQLVTMLWFDQGQAREAAEFYAATFPDSHVDAKNVSPIPGIGVGPELTVEFTVVGRRFVGLNGGPNFKPNEAVSFMVVTGDQEETDRYWNAIIGNGGAAMDCGWCKDRWGFSWQITPQRLLDLIGGSDPVAGRRAMEAMMQMQKIDIATLDRAVAAAD; encoded by the coding sequence ATGACACAACTCGTCACCATGCTTTGGTTCGATCAGGGTCAGGCCCGCGAGGCCGCTGAATTCTATGCGGCAACGTTTCCCGATAGTCATGTCGACGCCAAAAACGTTTCGCCCATCCCGGGCATCGGCGTGGGCCCGGAATTGACCGTCGAATTCACCGTGGTCGGCCGCCGTTTCGTCGGGCTGAACGGTGGACCGAATTTCAAACCGAATGAAGCCGTGAGCTTCATGGTGGTGACCGGCGATCAGGAAGAGACTGATCGTTACTGGAACGCCATTATCGGCAACGGCGGGGCAGCCATGGATTGCGGCTGGTGCAAGGACCGTTGGGGCTTTTCGTGGCAAATCACACCGCAGCGCCTGCTCGATCTCATCGGCGGCAGCGATCCCGTCGCAGGACGGCGCGCCATGGAAGCCATGATGCAGATGCAGAAGATCGATATCGCCACGCTGGACCGTGCGGTCGCCGCTGCGGACTAA
- a CDS encoding threonine aldolase family protein gives MTTFSFLDDYSEGAHPDILSALTASNLEQQSPYGDDDFCADATARIRARLGDGFHGAIHYVASGTLANIVSISACLRPHEAVIAATSGHIVTREAGAIEATGHKLIVVPPVDGKLTPQSIEAALASNAHFPHMAKPRLIYLSNATETGTVYTLAELRAISTLARQRGLLLFVDGARLGAALASDQNDATLADIASLADLFWIGGTKAGALIGEAIVVCHPELTVDFAFHLKQRGAMLAKGRLLGIQFQALFGDNDLFFQNARHANAMAARLAAGIVANGHQLASETATNLVFAILPDTVIEAMKRDFDFYVWERADASRSLVRLVTSWATDVRQVDAFVTRLAELSAQAGATG, from the coding sequence ATGACGACTTTCAGCTTTCTCGACGATTACAGCGAGGGTGCGCACCCCGACATCCTCAGTGCGCTCACGGCGTCCAACCTCGAACAACAGAGCCCGTACGGCGACGACGACTTTTGTGCCGACGCGACGGCGCGCATTAGGGCGCGTCTGGGCGATGGCTTCCATGGCGCGATTCACTATGTCGCCAGCGGAACGCTTGCCAATATCGTGTCGATTTCCGCTTGTCTTCGGCCACACGAAGCCGTGATCGCGGCGACCTCCGGGCATATAGTGACGCGTGAGGCGGGGGCCATCGAGGCGACCGGCCACAAGTTGATCGTCGTGCCGCCCGTTGACGGGAAACTCACGCCGCAGAGCATCGAAGCGGCGCTGGCCAGCAACGCGCATTTTCCGCACATGGCGAAGCCACGGCTCATCTATCTCTCGAATGCCACGGAGACGGGAACGGTCTACACGCTGGCGGAGCTGCGCGCGATATCCACACTGGCCCGGCAACGCGGGCTCTTGTTGTTCGTCGACGGTGCGCGATTGGGCGCGGCGCTGGCCTCGGACCAGAACGACGCGACGTTGGCCGATATCGCGTCGCTGGCGGATCTTTTCTGGATCGGCGGCACCAAGGCGGGCGCACTGATCGGCGAGGCCATTGTCGTTTGCCATCCCGAACTGACGGTGGACTTCGCGTTCCACCTCAAGCAGCGCGGCGCGATGCTTGCCAAGGGGCGCTTGCTGGGAATTCAGTTTCAGGCGCTGTTCGGCGACAACGATCTGTTCTTCCAGAACGCACGCCACGCCAATGCCATGGCCGCGAGACTAGCGGCAGGCATCGTCGCCAACGGGCATCAACTGGCTTCGGAGACGGCCACGAATCTGGTGTTTGCGATACTGCCCGACACCGTCATCGAAGCGATGAAGCGCGACTTTGACTTCTACGTCTGGGAGCGCGCCGATGCCAGCCGTTCACTGGTCAGGTTGGTGACATCGTGGGCGACCGATGTCCGGCAAGTCGATGCGTTCGTGACACGGCTTGCCGAATTGAGCGCTCAAGCGGGCGCCACCGGCTGA
- the ldcA gene encoding muramoyltetrapeptide carboxypeptidase has product MTQTKLLELIAPSGYPASLEVAARGIETLERLGYTVDNREALERQYLRFAGTDAERIAEINRLAGRDHPVPDVILAVRGGYGAVHLLDQLDYEGLHRRLSGTPAAIVGHSDFTALQLALLARSHLTTFSGPMLTADFGAETLSDFTLSHFQSILSAPEHVAEWTGDGGSKDIDVAGTLWGGNLAMVCSLIGTPYLPQIDGGVLFVEDVNEPPYRVERMLYQLHQTGILGRQRALVLGDFSEYRLSEYDNGYDMDTMIASMRKVIGIPIVTGLPFGHCPDKLTLPVGGQARLQTAGERVTLTLTGYPYKAV; this is encoded by the coding sequence TTGACCCAGACGAAGCTGCTTGAACTGATTGCGCCTTCCGGCTATCCGGCCAGTCTTGAAGTCGCCGCGCGCGGCATCGAGACGCTTGAGCGCCTTGGCTACACCGTCGACAACCGCGAAGCCCTTGAGCGCCAGTACCTGCGTTTTGCGGGCACCGATGCCGAACGCATTGCCGAAATCAATCGTCTTGCCGGGCGTGACCATCCGGTGCCCGACGTCATTCTGGCCGTGCGCGGCGGATACGGCGCCGTGCATCTGCTCGACCAGCTCGATTACGAGGGACTGCATCGACGCCTGTCCGGCACGCCGGCGGCCATCGTCGGCCATAGCGACTTCACTGCGTTGCAACTCGCCTTGCTGGCGCGTTCGCATCTGACGACTTTCTCCGGGCCGATGCTGACCGCCGACTTCGGGGCCGAGACCCTGAGCGACTTCACGCTTTCGCATTTCCAGTCGATTCTGAGCGCGCCCGAGCATGTGGCCGAGTGGACCGGTGACGGTGGCAGCAAGGACATCGATGTCGCGGGCACGTTGTGGGGCGGCAATCTCGCAATGGTGTGCAGCCTGATCGGCACCCCTTATCTGCCGCAGATCGACGGCGGCGTGCTGTTTGTCGAAGACGTGAACGAGCCGCCGTACCGGGTTGAGCGCATGTTGTATCAACTGCATCAGACCGGCATTCTCGGGCGGCAGCGTGCGCTCGTGCTGGGCGACTTCTCCGAATACCGGCTGAGCGAGTACGACAACGGCTACGACATGGACACCATGATTGCGAGCATGCGCAAAGTCATCGGTATTCCTATCGTCACGGGGTTGCCGTTTGGTCATTGCCCCGACAAACTGACCTTGCCCGTGGGCGGTCAGGCGAGGTTGCAGACGGCGGGAGAGCGCGTCACGCTCACGCTTACGGGATATCCCTATAAGGCAGTTTGA
- the tadA gene encoding tRNA adenosine(34) deaminase TadA translates to MNRDLPAPDDHPDVPPGDTSDPAFHGTPEATADATYMGLALEQARAAMLQGEVPVGAVVVCDGQVVAVGHNCPVGGHDPSAHAEMQALRAAAQTLGNYRLPDCELYVTLEPCVMCAGAIMHARIKRVVYGAADPKTGACGSVVDLFAEPRLNHHAEVVGGVRRDECVGILQRFFSERRAAARARRLAAAAGATDASDAGKASDTP, encoded by the coding sequence ATGAATCGAGATTTACCCGCCCCCGACGACCATCCCGACGTTCCGCCGGGCGACACCTCCGATCCTGCCTTCCACGGCACTCCCGAAGCGACCGCAGACGCGACCTATATGGGGCTCGCGCTTGAACAGGCGCGCGCCGCCATGTTGCAGGGCGAAGTGCCGGTGGGTGCCGTGGTCGTGTGCGATGGGCAGGTCGTTGCCGTCGGGCACAACTGCCCGGTGGGTGGCCATGACCCGTCGGCTCACGCCGAGATGCAGGCCTTGCGTGCGGCGGCTCAGACACTGGGCAACTACCGGCTGCCCGATTGCGAGTTGTATGTGACGCTGGAGCCTTGCGTGATGTGTGCGGGCGCGATCATGCATGCGCGCATCAAGCGTGTCGTGTACGGCGCGGCAGACCCCAAGACCGGCGCTTGCGGCAGCGTCGTCGACCTGTTTGCGGAACCGCGGCTCAATCACCATGCCGAAGTCGTCGGCGGTGTTCGCCGCGACGAGTGCGTCGGCATCCTGCAACGCTTCTTCAGCGAACGGCGTGCTGCCGCGCGGGCACGACGGCTGGCAGCGGCGGCTGGTGCCACGGACGCCAGCGATGCCGGCAAAGCTTCGGACACCCCCTGA
- a CDS encoding MFS transporter: MSSPSSATSSGPAASACPADVPIIPSHAADATPWASMVALMLATFVAAANETVPAGLLPQLAEGFHVSEAWAGQWVTLCALGAGLGAVPLTTLLQRWPRRRVLTTALLGFFACNLVTAVSTHFALSLAARFVVGMATGLAWSEIATYARRLVPPSRQGRALAIAMLGVPLALALGVPMATWLGHLIGWRWVFGGLSAFALILVGWVQLIVPDVQAESVGERARIGDVLRLPGVRPVLAVVMLWVIAHYTLYTYIAPFLASVGREDRLATMLSTFGICTLIGLWGVGMWVDRWLRRLVLVALGTFALVIVAFSGWGESWPVLCLGAVFWGLSFSGAPTLLQTALGDAAGEHEHVAQSMLVTVFNLSFAVSGVLGGAVLETLEAAAMPWVLLGLVLAAWLVAFAARRHGFAQRRRH, encoded by the coding sequence ATGTCCTCCCCCTCCTCCGCGACCAGTAGCGGCCCTGCCGCCTCCGCCTGCCCCGCCGATGTCCCCATCATCCCGAGCCATGCCGCCGACGCCACACCGTGGGCGTCGATGGTGGCGCTGATGCTGGCCACGTTCGTTGCCGCCGCCAACGAAACCGTACCCGCCGGCTTATTGCCGCAACTGGCCGAGGGCTTCCACGTCTCCGAGGCGTGGGCCGGTCAATGGGTGACGCTCTGCGCCTTGGGCGCCGGACTCGGTGCCGTGCCGCTCACGACACTGCTCCAGCGCTGGCCGCGCCGGCGGGTGCTGACCACGGCGCTGCTCGGCTTTTTCGCCTGCAATCTGGTCACGGCGGTGTCGACGCACTTCGCACTCTCGTTGGCCGCGCGATTTGTCGTTGGAATGGCCACCGGGCTGGCGTGGAGCGAAATCGCCACCTATGCGCGCCGTCTCGTGCCGCCGTCGCGTCAGGGCCGGGCGCTGGCGATCGCCATGCTGGGCGTGCCGTTAGCGTTAGCGCTCGGCGTGCCGATGGCCACGTGGCTCGGGCACCTGATCGGCTGGCGCTGGGTGTTCGGAGGCTTGTCGGCTTTCGCGCTGATTCTGGTCGGCTGGGTGCAACTGATCGTGCCCGACGTGCAAGCCGAGTCGGTCGGCGAGCGTGCCCGCATCGGTGACGTGCTGCGCCTGCCCGGCGTGCGGCCGGTGTTGGCCGTGGTGATGCTGTGGGTCATTGCGCACTACACGCTCTACACCTACATCGCGCCATTTTTGGCGTCGGTCGGCCGGGAAGACCGTCTGGCGACCATGCTCTCGACGTTTGGCATTTGCACGCTCATCGGCCTGTGGGGCGTGGGCATGTGGGTGGATCGCTGGTTGCGCCGGCTGGTGCTGGTGGCGCTGGGGACATTTGCGCTGGTGATCGTCGCGTTCAGCGGATGGGGCGAGTCGTGGCCGGTGCTGTGCCTAGGCGCGGTGTTCTGGGGCTTGAGCTTCAGCGGCGCCCCGACGTTGCTGCAAACCGCACTGGGCGACGCTGCGGGGGAACACGAACACGTGGCGCAGTCGATGCTCGTGACCGTGTTCAATCTGTCGTTCGCGGTCAGCGGCGTGCTCGGCGGTGCTGTGCTCGAAACGCTCGAGGCAGCAGCCATGCCGTGGGTGTTGCTCGGACTGGTGCTGGCGGCGTGGCTGGTCGCCTTCGCCGCACGACGGCACGGCTTTGCGCAACGGCGCCGTCATTAA
- a CDS encoding GntR family transcriptional regulator: MLPGGYQLRQEALAERFHASRVPVREALRQLEAEGLVTHHLNRGATVASMNLEQLCELLDIRVALECHAAKLAVPNMAERDFQVMEQILIEYAASEVVSEWAEFNRRFHLALCAPANNRRLRMLIEEYCLNTERHSHLAMSQATGKEKPQQDHYKILAACRRRDVGAVVSLLEAHILATRNEIKAMAREDGGFLNYAAV, from the coding sequence GTGCTCCCGGGTGGTTATCAATTGCGGCAAGAGGCATTGGCCGAACGATTCCACGCGAGCCGGGTGCCCGTGCGCGAAGCGTTGCGCCAATTGGAAGCGGAGGGGCTGGTCACGCACCATCTCAACCGTGGCGCGACGGTGGCGAGCATGAATCTCGAGCAGTTGTGCGAGTTGCTCGACATTCGCGTGGCGCTCGAATGCCACGCCGCCAAGCTGGCCGTGCCCAACATGGCCGAGCGCGACTTTCAGGTGATGGAGCAGATTCTCATCGAGTACGCCGCCTCGGAAGTCGTGTCGGAATGGGCCGAGTTCAACCGGCGTTTCCATCTGGCGCTGTGTGCGCCGGCCAACAACCGGCGTTTGCGCATGCTCATCGAAGAGTACTGCCTCAACACCGAGCGTCACTCGCATCTCGCGATGTCGCAGGCCACCGGCAAAGAGAAACCGCAACAAGACCACTACAAAATCCTCGCTGCGTGCCGTCGTCGCGACGTGGGGGCGGTCGTGTCGTTACTCGAAGCGCACATCCTTGCCACGCGCAATGAAATCAAGGCGATGGCGCGCGAGGATGGCGGATTCCTCAATTACGCCGCCGTCTGA